The DNA sequence TACGGCAGGGGGCGCCGCATCGACCGGTGCGCAATCCCCGCGTCCTGGAACTCCGGCCCGTAGGCCACGTACCCCAGCCGCTCGTAGAACCCCATCGCATGGGTCTGCGCGCCCAAGTCGACGGCCGCAAGGCCCAGCCGAACCGCCTCGGCCTCGATCGCCCGTACCAGCGCGACCCCCACCCCGAGCCCGCGCGCGGACTTGGTGACGGCCAGCCGTCCGAGCGAGCCGACTTCCGGGGAGCCCGTCTTGCCCAGGGCCCGGGGCCCGTACAACAGCCGGCCGGTGCCCAGCGCGACCCCGTCCGGCCCCTCGGCCAGCACGTGCAGCGCGATCTCGTCGTACGCGTCGTACTCGATCGACTCCGGCACCGACTGCTCGACCACGAAGACCTCGGTCCGCACGGCGAAGCAGGCCTTCAGGTCCGCCTCCGTGACGACGACCCGCACGGCGACACCGCCGGCATCGCCGAAGGCGTCGCCGGCGGTCACTCGCTCTCCTTGCGGATCACGTCCAGCGCGTTCTGCAGGTCCGCCGGGTACGTGCTCGCGAACTCGACCCACTGCCCGTCCGACGGGTGCTCGAAGCCGAGCCGCACCGCGTGCAGCCACTGCCGCGTGAGCCCGAGGCGCTTCGCGACGGTCGGGTCGGCGCCGTAGGTCAGGTCGCCGACGCAGGGGTGCTTGTGGGCGGCCATGTGCACGCGGATCTGGTGCGTGCGCCCGGTCTCCAGCTTGATGTCCAGCAGCGAGGCGGCGCGGAAGGCCTCGATCAGGTCGTAGTGGGTGACGGAGGGCTTGCCCTCCTGGGTCACGGCCCACTTGTAGTCGGCGCTGGGGTGCCGTCCGATCGGCGCGTCGATCGTGCCGCTCATCGGGTCCGGGTGGCCCTGCACCAGCGCGTGGTAGCGCTTGTCGACGATCCGCTCGCGGAACTGGTTCTTCAGCGAGGTGTACGCGCGCTCCGACTTGGCGACGGCCATCAGGCCGGAGGTGCCGACGTCGAGCCGGTGCACGATGCCCTGGCGCTCGGAGGCGCCGGAGGTGGAGATGCGGTAGCCGGCGGCGGCGAGGCCGCCGATGACGGTGGTGCCGGTCCAGCCGGGGCTGGGGTGCGCGGCGACGCCGACCGGCTTCATGATGACGACGATGTCGTCGTCGTCATGGACGATCTCCATGCCGGGAACGGGCTCGGCGACGAGCTCGACCTTCCGCGGCGGCTCGGGCATCTCGACTTCGAGCCAGGCGCCACCGTGCACACGCTCGGACTTCCCGACGACACTGCCGTCGACCAGCACCTTTCCCGCGGCCGCGAGTTCGGCCGCCTTCGTCCGGGAAAAACCGAACATACGGGCGATCGCGGCGTCGACGCGCTCGCCCTCGAGGCCATCGGGTACGGGCAGGGTGCGGATCTCGGGAATCGTACTCACCTGTCGAGTATGCAGGACTCGGCAGAAGACCATTCCCGCGCTCGGCCCGCGATCGGCCCGCGATCGCCCTGCGGCTCGCTCGCCGGGTCAGTCCTTGTGGACGGTGCCGTCCGGGTCCAGGCCCTTGAAGGACAGCAGGACGATCAGGATCCCGCCGCACACGATCGCCGAGTCCGCGAGGTTGAAGACGGCGAAGTGGGCCGGTGCGATGAAGTCGACGACCGCCCCGCGGAAGACGCCCGGCGAGCGGAAGATCCGGTCGGTCAGATTGCCCAGCGCCCCGCCGAGCAGCAGGCCCAGCGCGATCGCCCAGGGCAGGCTGTAGAGCTTCCGCGCCAGCCGCACGATCACCACGATGACGGTGGCGGCGATGCAGGTGAAGATGATCGTGAAGGCCTCGCCGAAGCCGAAGGCGGCGCCGGGGTTGCGGATGGCGTCGAACTTCAGCAGGTCTCCGATGACCTGGATCGACGGCTGGTGCTCCAGCTTCGCGACGACCAGCATCTTGCTGCCCAGGTCGACGAGGTAGGCGAGGAGCGCCACGACGAGCAGCGCGACGATCCGCCGCCGCCCCTTGGGCGGCGCGGATTCGGGCTGGGTGCCGTCTTCCCCGACCTCCGGCGTACCGATGATGCGCTCCGCCTCTGCCACGTGAGTCCCTCGAACTAGCTCGAACCAGTTGTTGGACGGCACCGCGCCGACCGACCCGCCAGGTTCATGGACCCTGACGAGACACGAGGGTACGTCAGGGCGCCCTCAGGCC is a window from the Streptomyces sp. NBC_01244 genome containing:
- a CDS encoding GNAT family N-acetyltransferase; translation: MTAGDAFGDAGGVAVRVVVTEADLKACFAVRTEVFVVEQSVPESIEYDAYDEIALHVLAEGPDGVALGTGRLLYGPRALGKTGSPEVGSLGRLAVTKSARGLGVGVALVRAIEAEAVRLGLAAVDLGAQTHAMGFYERLGYVAYGPEFQDAGIAHRSMRRPLP
- a CDS encoding RluA family pseudouridine synthase, with protein sequence MSTIPEIRTLPVPDGLEGERVDAAIARMFGFSRTKAAELAAAGKVLVDGSVVGKSERVHGGAWLEVEMPEPPRKVELVAEPVPGMEIVHDDDDIVVIMKPVGVAAHPSPGWTGTTVIGGLAAAGYRISTSGASERQGIVHRLDVGTSGLMAVAKSERAYTSLKNQFRERIVDKRYHALVQGHPDPMSGTIDAPIGRHPSADYKWAVTQEGKPSVTHYDLIEAFRAASLLDIKLETGRTHQIRVHMAAHKHPCVGDLTYGADPTVAKRLGLTRQWLHAVRLGFEHPSDGQWVEFASTYPADLQNALDVIRKESE
- the lspA gene encoding signal peptidase II, whose product is MAEAERIIGTPEVGEDGTQPESAPPKGRRRIVALLVVALLAYLVDLGSKMLVVAKLEHQPSIQVIGDLLKFDAIRNPGAAFGFGEAFTIIFTCIAATVIVVIVRLARKLYSLPWAIALGLLLGGALGNLTDRIFRSPGVFRGAVVDFIAPAHFAVFNLADSAIVCGGILIVLLSFKGLDPDGTVHKD